In a single window of the Vicinamibacterales bacterium genome:
- a CDS encoding acyl-CoA carboxylase subunit beta — protein MDTGNRKLADIERRADEAGGEARRAKQHAAGKLTARERIDLFFDPETFQEIDRYVTHRCRDFGMTDQVVPGDGVVAGFGRVSGRLVFAFAQDFTVVGGSLSETNAAKIVKLMDQAVKMGSPIVGLNDSGGARIQEGVLSLGGYADIFLRNTLASGVVPQLSAIMGPCAGGAVYSPAITDFTVMVDGTSYMFVTGPDVIQTVTHETVTKESLGGATTHNARSGVAHFAVADDHECLSLLRDLLSFLPSNNLDDPPIVESSDPPDREDLALDRLVPEAPNQPYNIVELINSVADDGIFLEVHQQFAKNLVVGFVRLGGHSVGVVANQPTHLAGTLDIDASVKGARFVRFCDAFNIPLLTFEDVPGFLPGTQQEYGGIIRHGAKLLFAFAEATVPKVTVITRKAYGGAYCVMASKHIRTDLNYAWPTAEIAVMGPEGAVNVLYKRELEAAKDPETLRAQKFAEYREKFANPYTAAARGYLDAVIQPRRTRQILVAAFESLTSKRDKNPPKKHGNIPL, from the coding sequence ATGGATACGGGAAATAGGAAACTCGCCGATATTGAACGCCGGGCCGATGAGGCGGGTGGTGAGGCTCGCCGCGCGAAGCAACACGCGGCAGGGAAGTTGACGGCGCGCGAGAGGATCGACCTATTTTTCGATCCAGAGACGTTTCAGGAGATCGATCGTTACGTCACGCACCGTTGCCGCGATTTCGGTATGACCGACCAGGTTGTACCAGGTGACGGTGTGGTCGCTGGATTCGGCCGTGTGAGCGGCCGTCTTGTCTTCGCATTTGCACAGGACTTTACGGTTGTCGGAGGGTCGTTGTCAGAGACGAACGCCGCTAAGATCGTCAAACTGATGGATCAAGCGGTCAAGATGGGGTCGCCGATCGTTGGTCTAAACGACTCGGGTGGCGCGAGAATTCAGGAGGGTGTGCTGTCTCTTGGTGGTTACGCCGACATCTTTCTTCGGAACACACTGGCGTCCGGAGTTGTACCCCAACTCTCGGCCATCATGGGACCCTGCGCCGGCGGAGCGGTTTATTCGCCAGCCATCACTGATTTCACTGTCATGGTTGATGGTACAAGCTATATGTTCGTGACCGGTCCGGACGTTATCCAGACGGTCACGCATGAGACGGTGACGAAGGAATCGCTGGGAGGCGCGACAACACATAACGCTAGGAGTGGAGTCGCCCACTTTGCGGTAGCGGACGATCACGAATGTTTGTCCTTGTTACGTGACCTTCTCAGTTTCCTGCCGAGTAACAACCTTGATGATCCGCCAATCGTAGAATCAAGTGATCCTCCGGATCGTGAGGACCTAGCGCTCGACCGCCTGGTCCCCGAAGCGCCAAACCAGCCGTACAATATTGTTGAGCTCATCAATTCTGTTGCTGACGATGGTATTTTTCTGGAGGTGCATCAACAGTTTGCCAAGAACCTTGTCGTTGGCTTCGTGCGTCTCGGTGGGCACAGTGTTGGAGTTGTAGCCAACCAACCGACTCATCTGGCGGGCACCCTCGACATCGACGCCTCAGTCAAGGGAGCCCGGTTTGTGCGTTTCTGCGACGCCTTCAACATTCCGTTGTTGACCTTCGAGGACGTACCTGGTTTCTTGCCTGGTACGCAGCAGGAGTACGGCGGCATAATCCGTCACGGTGCTAAGTTACTGTTCGCATTCGCAGAAGCGACTGTGCCAAAGGTAACGGTGATTACCCGTAAAGCTTACGGTGGGGCCTACTGTGTGATGGCAAGCAAGCACATCCGCACCGATCTCAACTATGCGTGGCCGACCGCCGAAATCGCTGTCATGGGGCCAGAGGGCGCAGTCAACGTGTTGTACAAGCGAGAACTTGAGGCAGCCAAGGACCCTGAGACTCTGCGTGCTCAAAAGTTTGCTGAATACCGGGAAAAGTTCGCTAATCCCTACACCGCGGCGGCTCGAGGCTACCTCGATGCAGTGATCCAACCTCGACGAACTCGTCAAATTCTGGTTGCCGCTTTTGAAAGCCTGACTAGTAAACGGGACAAGAACCCTCCGAAGAAGCACGGCAACATCCCGCTATAA
- the fsa gene encoding fructose-6-phosphate aldolase, whose protein sequence is MKLFVDSGNVADIAGLVPLGIIDGATTNPSLLARAGGDSRAILKEICQTVQGPVSAEVVATDVNGMIQEGRELAGIDEHIVVKVPFGKPGVQACGKLADEGIRVNVTLVFSSTQALLAAKVGATFVSPFVGRLDDVATSGMELISQIVDIYDNYEFGTEVLVASIRGPLHIVEAGRLGADVCTCPPAVIEALFKHPLTDIGLAKFLADWEKAQGAKG, encoded by the coding sequence ATGAAGTTGTTCGTTGATTCGGGAAACGTTGCTGATATTGCCGGTCTTGTTCCGCTTGGAATCATTGATGGTGCTACCACGAATCCATCACTTCTAGCGAGGGCGGGCGGTGATTCACGAGCGATACTTAAGGAAATTTGTCAGACGGTTCAGGGGCCGGTCAGCGCTGAGGTTGTAGCGACAGATGTCAACGGTATGATCCAAGAGGGCCGCGAGTTGGCCGGAATCGATGAGCACATTGTTGTAAAAGTGCCGTTTGGGAAGCCTGGCGTGCAAGCTTGTGGAAAGCTTGCGGATGAAGGCATTCGAGTCAATGTGACGCTGGTTTTTTCATCAACCCAAGCGCTCCTTGCAGCCAAGGTTGGAGCGACTTTTGTTAGTCCGTTCGTCGGCCGACTGGATGATGTTGCGACGTCAGGCATGGAATTGATCAGCCAGATTGTCGATATTTACGACAACTACGAGTTTGGTACTGAGGTGCTGGTGGCGAGCATCCGTGGGCCGCTCCACATCGTCGAAGCTGGTCGTCTTGGTGCTGACGTGTGCACTTGTCCGCCGGCCGTGATTGAAGCACTGTTTAAGCATCCCCTGACCGACATCGGCCTTGCGAAGTTCCTCGCTGATTGGGAAAAGGCACAGGGCGCAAAAGGGTGA
- a CDS encoding biotin carboxylase N-terminal domain-containing protein has product MKVLVANRGEIAIRIMRACREMGLESVAVYSECDRCAPHVTYADEAYAIGASEPKESYLSVDKILEVAESADVWAVHPGYGFLSENGEFAASVRAAGRVFVGPSADAIALMGGKVAAREKAVAAGVPVVPGTGAPVDPAISHDEMIALASTIGYPLLVKAVAGGGGKGMRLVSEPSVITTAITTARSEAGSAFGDDAVYLERQLQFPRHIEIQILADEYGTVVPFVERECSIQRRYQKLVEESPASGMSLQRRTAMADAAVSIAKAVDYTNAGTVEFLVDESGDFYFLEMNTRLQVEHGVTEAITGVDLVRWQLRIAQGERLDITLEHALKPTGHAIECRVYAEDPDASFLPSPGRIRGLQSPSGPGIREDSCAVVGGEVPVFYDPLISKVVAWGADRTHAIARMRRAMDEFRVQGIKTTIPFFQWLIRSRAFAEGAIDTTFVDAILAERDGRAFTDPSSEAEEVAVIGMAAHAFLESVGGETTEPLETSSPWRRAARAAALRT; this is encoded by the coding sequence ATGAAGGTCCTGGTCGCGAACCGTGGCGAAATCGCCATCCGAATTATGCGTGCCTGTCGTGAGATGGGTCTTGAAAGCGTCGCAGTGTACTCCGAGTGTGACCGCTGTGCGCCACACGTCACCTATGCTGACGAGGCGTATGCGATTGGGGCAAGCGAACCGAAGGAGAGTTACCTTAGTGTCGACAAGATACTAGAAGTGGCCGAAAGTGCTGATGTATGGGCAGTACACCCGGGATACGGTTTTTTGTCTGAGAATGGAGAATTCGCGGCTTCCGTTCGGGCAGCTGGTCGGGTGTTCGTTGGCCCTTCGGCAGATGCCATCGCGCTTATGGGTGGAAAGGTGGCGGCTCGCGAGAAAGCAGTGGCTGCCGGCGTTCCAGTTGTACCCGGTACTGGTGCGCCGGTCGACCCCGCTATTTCTCACGATGAGATGATCGCTCTCGCCTCTACCATCGGCTATCCCTTGCTGGTCAAGGCAGTGGCCGGTGGAGGCGGGAAGGGGATGCGACTGGTTTCTGAGCCATCGGTGATCACTACGGCGATCACCACGGCGCGTTCTGAAGCTGGGTCAGCGTTTGGCGACGATGCAGTGTATCTTGAGCGCCAGCTTCAATTCCCGCGACATATCGAAATCCAAATCCTAGCCGACGAGTACGGTACGGTCGTGCCGTTTGTCGAACGCGAGTGCTCAATCCAGCGCCGGTATCAAAAGTTGGTCGAGGAGTCACCCGCCTCAGGAATGTCACTTCAACGTCGGACGGCCATGGCCGACGCAGCCGTGTCGATCGCCAAGGCGGTCGACTACACAAATGCTGGAACTGTTGAATTTCTGGTCGATGAATCAGGCGACTTCTATTTCCTTGAAATGAATACACGTTTACAGGTCGAGCATGGGGTAACCGAAGCAATTACGGGAGTTGACTTGGTTCGGTGGCAGCTTCGTATCGCTCAAGGCGAAAGGCTCGATATTACTCTAGAGCATGCGCTTAAACCGACTGGACACGCCATCGAATGCCGGGTTTATGCTGAAGACCCTGATGCGTCATTCTTGCCATCTCCTGGACGTATCCGTGGCCTGCAGTCGCCTTCGGGACCAGGTATTCGCGAGGACAGCTGTGCTGTTGTGGGTGGCGAGGTGCCTGTTTTTTATGACCCATTGATTTCGAAGGTTGTTGCATGGGGCGCGGATCGAACGCACGCTATCGCTAGGATGCGTCGGGCGATGGACGAGTTTAGGGTGCAGGGTATCAAGACGACGATCCCGTTCTTTCAGTGGCTAATTCGCAGCCGCGCGTTCGCCGAAGGAGCCATAGATACAACGTTTGTCGACGCTATCCTAGCCGAACGAGATGGGCGAGCTTTCACTGATCCCTCATCTGAAGCGGAGGAGGTCGCCGTGATTGGTATGGCGGCGCACGCTTTTCTGGAATCCGTTGGAGGGGAAACAACAGAACCCTTGGAAACGAGCTCGCCATGGCGTCGAGCGGCACGGGCGGCCGCATTGCGCACCTAA
- the hslU gene encoding ATP-dependent protease ATPase subunit HslU: MPIYLPKTTVSTADSLTPRQIVAELDKFVVGQAQAKRAVAVALRNRMRRQKLSPELAEEVAPKNILMIGPTGVGKTEIARRLARLAQSPFIKVEASKFTEVGYVGRDVESMVRDLTELAVDMVRDERLVEVRERAKQNAEERVLDLLLPPIEPTGNSDEVNAAREQVRRTREKFREQLRDGQLDNRRLEVDVRDKSFPSFEVIAGSSVEEIDINVKDMLPGLFQGRSRKRSMPVPEALEYLVQEEEQKLVDMESVGCSAVERVEQAGIIFIDEIDKIAGHEGKHGPDVSREGVQRDVLPIVEGTTVNTKHGIVRTDHILFIAAGAFHVAKPSDLIPELQGRFPIRVELQALGTEEFVRILTEPRGALIKQYMALLATEGLELSFEPDAVDRVAELATLVNERAENIGARRLHTVMEKLLDEISFEAPDMAETSITIDAAYVDRMLAEIVKDEDLTRYIL; encoded by the coding sequence ATGCCAATCTATCTGCCCAAAACTACCGTCTCTACGGCTGATTCGCTAACACCGCGCCAGATCGTTGCCGAACTCGACAAATTTGTTGTCGGGCAGGCCCAGGCTAAGCGCGCGGTCGCGGTCGCGCTTCGGAACCGAATGCGACGGCAGAAACTCTCGCCAGAACTGGCTGAGGAGGTTGCACCCAAGAACATTCTTATGATTGGTCCAACGGGTGTTGGCAAGACCGAAATTGCCAGACGTTTGGCCCGTTTGGCACAATCGCCGTTCATAAAGGTTGAAGCATCGAAGTTTACCGAGGTCGGCTACGTGGGCCGTGATGTCGAGTCCATGGTGCGTGATCTCACTGAGCTTGCCGTCGATATGGTCCGTGACGAGCGGCTGGTCGAGGTTAGAGAGCGCGCCAAGCAAAACGCTGAGGAACGGGTGCTCGATCTACTGCTGCCACCGATCGAACCTACGGGTAATAGCGATGAAGTGAACGCGGCACGTGAACAGGTGCGCCGGACACGTGAGAAATTTCGCGAGCAACTCAGGGATGGCCAGCTTGACAATCGACGTCTTGAGGTTGATGTCCGTGACAAGTCGTTTCCGTCATTTGAAGTAATAGCGGGCTCGTCGGTCGAAGAAATCGATATCAATGTCAAAGACATGTTGCCAGGGTTGTTTCAAGGGCGTAGCCGTAAGCGAAGCATGCCTGTGCCTGAAGCTCTGGAGTATCTAGTGCAGGAGGAAGAGCAGAAGCTCGTCGACATGGAATCGGTCGGGTGTTCAGCCGTTGAGCGGGTTGAACAGGCTGGCATCATTTTCATTGATGAGATCGACAAGATTGCCGGGCACGAGGGCAAGCATGGGCCTGATGTGAGCCGGGAAGGTGTGCAACGCGATGTCTTGCCGATTGTCGAAGGCACGACAGTTAATACAAAGCACGGCATTGTACGAACCGACCACATTTTGTTTATAGCGGCCGGCGCGTTTCACGTCGCGAAACCCTCGGACCTTATTCCAGAATTACAAGGCCGGTTTCCGATTCGTGTCGAGCTTCAGGCGCTCGGTACGGAGGAGTTCGTCCGAATCCTTACTGAGCCGCGAGGAGCACTGATCAAGCAGTACATGGCTCTTTTGGCAACTGAGGGACTCGAGTTGAGTTTTGAACCCGACGCAGTGGACCGCGTGGCCGAATTGGCAACCCTAGTCAACGAACGTGCAGAGAATATCGGGGCACGTCGGTTACACACGGTGATGGAGAAGCTCCTCGATGAAATCTCGTTTGAGGCACCTGATATGGCTGAAACATCGATTACGATCGACGCGGCCTACGTCGATCGGATGCTGGCGGAAATCGTTAAGGACGAAGACCTCACCCGATACATCTTGTGA
- the hslV gene encoding ATP-dependent protease subunit HslV, which produces MHHSTTVLAVRHEGRTVLAGDGQVTFGQTVVKQSARKIRRLYNDRVLAGFAGSAADSFALFARFETKLDQYRGNLERSAVELAKDWRTDRVLRRLEAMLVVADKDSTFLLSGTGDLIEPDDGIVAIGSGGPYALAAAKALAGHTNLDARQIAEAAMRIAAGICVYTNDSISVEEV; this is translated from the coding sequence ATGCATCACAGCACGACAGTTCTCGCGGTACGACATGAAGGCCGAACTGTCTTGGCCGGTGATGGCCAGGTCACTTTTGGCCAGACAGTTGTTAAGCAAAGTGCCAGGAAGATACGCCGTCTCTACAACGACCGAGTTCTTGCGGGCTTTGCCGGTTCAGCTGCCGATTCATTCGCGCTGTTTGCCAGGTTCGAAACCAAGCTCGACCAATATCGTGGCAACCTTGAACGGTCAGCAGTTGAACTTGCCAAGGACTGGCGTACGGATCGCGTGTTGCGCCGACTGGAAGCGATGTTAGTTGTTGCAGACAAGGATTCGACGTTCCTGCTGTCGGGTACCGGAGATCTGATAGAGCCGGATGATGGCATTGTCGCTATCGGTTCTGGTGGGCCCTATGCGCTCGCGGCTGCCAAGGCACTGGCTGGACACACGAACCTCGATGCACGCCAGATCGCCGAAGCGGCAATGCGAATCGCCGCCGGAATCTGTGTGTACACGAATGACTCGATTTCAGTTGAGGAAGTGTAA
- a CDS encoding biotin/lipoyl-containing protein gives MRFGIEVNGRVRTVMVKRPVASIGHHLLVDVDGRQHKVDVRRLGTGRLSIIRLNGMPTSHEVALVATGRRAQFDVQLRGGVFQVVVDSRRAVRQVREEDVSGRRDVVAPMSGRVVRLMVAAGDEVLKRQALVVVEAMKMENVLTAPKEGRIREVPVREGMTVEVGQTLVSFE, from the coding sequence ATGCGTTTCGGCATTGAAGTCAACGGTCGGGTGCGAACGGTGATGGTTAAAAGGCCAGTGGCGTCAATTGGGCACCACCTATTAGTGGATGTAGACGGGCGGCAACACAAGGTTGATGTTCGTCGCTTGGGCACCGGCAGGCTATCGATAATTCGCCTAAACGGGATGCCAACGAGTCACGAGGTGGCGCTGGTGGCTACCGGCCGCCGTGCACAATTTGACGTCCAACTTCGTGGGGGGGTGTTTCAGGTTGTCGTCGATAGCCGACGGGCAGTGCGTCAAGTGAGGGAGGAGGACGTCTCCGGAAGAAGAGATGTCGTTGCTCCGATGTCCGGTCGGGTCGTGCGACTGATGGTTGCAGCTGGGGACGAGGTCTTGAAACGACAGGCTCTTGTTGTCGTTGAGGCAATGAAAATGGAGAACGTTTTGACGGCACCGAAAGAAGGGCGCATAAGGGAGGTGCCTGTTCGTGAAGGGATGACTGTTGAGGTTGGACAGACGCTAGTCTCTTTTGAGTAA